One Pantoea trifolii DNA segment encodes these proteins:
- a CDS encoding bifunctional diguanylate cyclase/phosphodiesterase — MNSEFHRHAALAARANMEAHTVRVTRRSLRTLSSLLFGVLLLSVVMVLVIAHRQNIDAIQQDANLLRQAWQQQQQEMIVDARDYANWGEGWKNLHLTINKVWAWDEENFGPGFYKEYHYDGVFVVDGKGKTRYAVIRGKLSDVTLESWLGAQSDLLVSTARTLHDAVARNAKVENHPAILVAAPITPGKVPDLPTIPGPASVMVFVNIFTPDKLLSLGKSLNVIEPRIASDLNDALFEPRLVEPVLQGEPLVLRWQPKNPGFGVIWLMMPLLLFTALAVALVTRRVLRHALHNAVISDRRFEMLAISQRELANSEERFRDLAEAASDWIWEVDAQGRLCYLSSRFAAVTGHEVKSWMGRPLDQLLSHPSHSLVSWLMRQGEEVQHVPLRCQFMSANGERRIGQLMAKAIRRNGLRSGFRGTVSDITHEVDAEARIQFLSRHDMLTGLANRMQLQEYLTAYLESVSEDDPLFVISFDLDQFKPINDTWGHAVGDEVLNEISKRLKSLLAPNELAARLGGDAFILLLRESTRAGVEYRCRALQRMVHQPIISGSHQISLTASMGIVSAPQDAAHPEALLRLADIALAQARSAGRDQWVWYSSDMANHLQSKRDMVQAIEAALHNHAFTLHYQPRYQLQSGQLAGAEALIRWQIADDQWITPDRFIPLAEENGLIAAISDWVLMRACVDARDWGDQRYVSVNISPVEFRNNDLVQRVAHALEVSGLPATRLELEITENVTFENPDRALEIMQGLRALGVRLTVDDFGTGYAALGYLKTFPFNGLKIDRSWMKEFPESQQAQSVVAGIVGLARAFALTITAEGIETEAQLKALKALSCEEGQGYFLGRPMPLAAFNARLQEEVTS, encoded by the coding sequence ATGAATTCTGAGTTTCACCGGCACGCGGCACTGGCCGCCAGGGCCAACATGGAAGCACACACGGTACGGGTAACGCGGCGCAGCCTGCGCACCTTGTCCTCGCTGCTGTTTGGCGTGCTGCTTCTCTCTGTGGTGATGGTGCTGGTTATCGCCCATCGACAAAATATCGACGCCATCCAGCAGGATGCCAATTTGCTGCGTCAGGCGTGGCAGCAACAGCAGCAGGAGATGATCGTCGATGCGCGCGATTATGCTAACTGGGGCGAAGGCTGGAAAAACCTGCATCTGACAATCAATAAAGTCTGGGCGTGGGACGAAGAGAACTTTGGTCCGGGATTCTACAAGGAGTATCACTACGACGGCGTGTTCGTGGTGGATGGCAAGGGGAAAACCCGTTACGCGGTAATTCGCGGCAAATTATCCGATGTCACGTTAGAAAGCTGGTTAGGCGCACAAAGTGACCTTTTGGTGAGCACGGCACGTACGCTGCATGATGCCGTGGCACGCAATGCAAAGGTGGAGAATCATCCGGCCATTCTGGTGGCCGCGCCGATTACGCCGGGCAAAGTGCCGGATTTGCCGACCATTCCCGGCCCTGCTTCGGTGATGGTGTTCGTTAACATCTTTACCCCAGACAAGCTGCTCTCGTTGGGCAAATCTCTGAATGTGATTGAGCCGCGCATCGCCAGCGATTTAAACGATGCGCTGTTTGAACCTCGGCTGGTTGAGCCGGTGCTGCAGGGCGAGCCGTTGGTGTTACGCTGGCAGCCAAAAAATCCAGGTTTCGGCGTGATCTGGCTGATGATGCCGCTGCTGCTGTTCACCGCGCTGGCGGTGGCGCTGGTGACGCGTCGCGTGCTGCGTCATGCGCTGCACAATGCGGTGATCTCCGATCGGCGTTTTGAAATGCTGGCGATCAGTCAGCGTGAGTTAGCCAACAGCGAAGAGCGTTTTCGCGATCTGGCGGAAGCCGCGTCGGACTGGATTTGGGAAGTCGACGCACAGGGCCGCCTCTGCTATCTCTCCTCGCGCTTTGCGGCGGTGACCGGCCATGAAGTGAAAAGCTGGATGGGGCGTCCGCTCGATCAACTGCTGAGCCATCCCAGCCATTCGCTGGTCTCCTGGCTGATGCGCCAGGGCGAAGAGGTGCAGCATGTGCCGCTGCGCTGCCAGTTTATGTCGGCCAACGGCGAGCGCCGCATTGGGCAGTTAATGGCGAAAGCCATTCGGCGTAACGGCCTGCGCTCGGGTTTTCGCGGCACGGTGTCGGATATCACCCACGAAGTGGACGCCGAAGCGCGCATTCAGTTTCTGTCACGTCATGACATGCTGACTGGCCTCGCGAACCGCATGCAGCTGCAGGAGTATTTAACCGCGTATCTGGAGAGCGTTAGCGAGGATGATCCGCTGTTTGTTATCAGTTTCGATCTTGATCAGTTCAAACCGATCAACGATACGTGGGGCCATGCAGTCGGCGATGAAGTGCTGAATGAGATCTCGAAACGGTTGAAAAGCCTGCTGGCGCCGAATGAACTGGCGGCCCGGCTCGGCGGCGATGCCTTTATTTTGCTGCTGCGCGAAAGCACGCGCGCTGGCGTAGAATACCGCTGTCGTGCGCTGCAGCGCATGGTGCATCAACCGATCATCAGCGGCTCGCATCAGATCAGCCTTACCGCCAGCATGGGCATCGTTTCGGCACCGCAGGATGCTGCGCATCCGGAAGCGCTGTTACGCCTGGCCGATATTGCGCTGGCTCAGGCGCGCAGTGCCGGACGCGATCAGTGGGTGTGGTACTCCAGCGATATGGCCAACCATCTGCAGTCAAAACGCGACATGGTGCAGGCAATTGAAGCGGCGCTGCACAATCACGCCTTCACGCTGCATTATCAGCCGCGCTATCAGCTACAAAGTGGACAACTGGCCGGCGCGGAAGCGCTGATTCGCTGGCAGATAGCCGACGATCAGTGGATCACGCCCGATCGTTTTATCCCTTTAGCGGAAGAGAACGGCCTGATTGCGGCTATCAGCGATTGGGTGCTGATGCGTGCTTGCGTAGACGCCCGCGACTGGGGCGATCAGCGCTATGTTTCCGTCAACATTTCGCCGGTGGAGTTTCGTAATAACGATCTGGTGCAGCGCGTGGCGCATGCGCTGGAGGTGAGTGGATTACCGGCCACACGGCTGGAGCTGGAGATCACCGAAAACGTCACTTTTGAGAATCCGGATCGCGCGCTGGAAATCATGCAAGGCCTGCGCGCGCTCGGCGTGCGGCTGACGGTGGACGATTTTGGTACTGGCTATGCGGCGTTGGGTTATCTGAAAACCTTCCCGTTCAACGGTCTGAAGATTGATCGTTCATGGATGAAGGAGTTCCCTGAATCGCAGCAGGCACAATCGGTAGTGGCGGGGATAGTCGGCCTGGCACGCGCGTTTGCGCTGACCATTACCGCAGAAGGGATTGAAACCGAAGCACAGCTGAAAGCGCTAAAAGCGCTGTCGTGCGAGGAAGGGCAGGGATATTTCCTGGGCCGACCCATGCCGCTGGCGGCGTTTAATGCCCGGTTGCAGGAAGAAGTTACATCGTAG
- a CDS encoding I78 family peptidase inhibitor, whose amino-acid sequence MTHYGKALLVTALFALSACQSASKPDTSAAASHDPETDQCGASQYQNYVGQPLSTLDSKRFAVPVRAIPWNSAVTMDFNLRRVNFAADQSGKISRVYCG is encoded by the coding sequence GTGACCCATTATGGAAAAGCGCTACTGGTAACGGCCTTATTTGCCCTCAGCGCCTGCCAGTCCGCCAGCAAACCTGACACCAGCGCTGCTGCCAGCCACGATCCGGAAACCGATCAGTGCGGCGCATCGCAATATCAAAACTACGTTGGTCAGCCATTATCGACACTCGACAGCAAACGCTTCGCGGTGCCGGTGCGTGCCATTCCGTGGAATTCAGCGGTAACGATGGATTTCAATCTGCGTCGGGTGAATTTCGCGGCAGATCAAAGCGGTAAGATTTCCCGGGTGTACTGCGGATAA
- a CDS encoding CPBP family intramembrane glutamic endopeptidase has product MDTQSDKVTLTLFYVGSFVVYYLVTMLVTLFPNYGMLRTNGLLMPVLCLVEFAVIYPLYRFYCQRRSDIPLGYVRPMQALLFIGLLFALMVAQTQFLQPEGWLIAQSQQGRSSMLILLLTAVLLAPVFEEVLFRGFLLQGFLLWAPRSRFACMLLTSLLFAVMHTQYVHWETLVALTLFSLLLCYARLRSNSLALPIFLHTLNNLIAILPAWYFA; this is encoded by the coding sequence ATGGACACCCAATCCGACAAAGTTACGTTGACGCTGTTTTACGTGGGTAGCTTTGTGGTCTATTACCTTGTGACCATGTTGGTTACGCTGTTTCCCAATTACGGGATGCTGCGCACCAACGGCTTGCTGATGCCAGTGCTTTGCCTGGTGGAGTTTGCGGTGATCTATCCGCTGTACCGTTTTTACTGTCAGCGTCGCAGCGATATTCCGCTGGGGTATGTGCGTCCGATGCAGGCGCTGCTGTTTATCGGTTTGCTGTTTGCATTGATGGTGGCGCAGACGCAGTTTCTGCAACCGGAAGGCTGGCTGATTGCGCAATCGCAGCAGGGGCGCAGCTCGATGCTGATTCTGCTGCTCACCGCCGTCTTGCTGGCGCCAGTATTTGAAGAAGTGCTGTTCCGGGGATTTTTACTGCAAGGTTTTCTGCTGTGGGCGCCGAGAAGTCGTTTTGCCTGCATGCTACTCACTTCCCTGCTGTTCGCCGTGATGCACACTCAATATGTGCACTGGGAAACGCTGGTCGCCTTAACGCTGTTTTCCCTGCTGTTGTGCTATGCGCGTTTGCGCAGTAACAGCCTGGCGCTGCCGATTTTCCTGCACACGCTGAATAACCTGATCGCTATCCTGCCGGCCTGGTATTTCGCCTGA
- a CDS encoding beta-galactosidase encodes MSLSAVSLSEILARRDWENPVITSLNRLDAHPPFASWRDETSARDDRPSPSRQSLNGQWTFSYFTQPEAVPQSWLLQDLPGADALPVPANWQLHGFDAPIYTNVQYPIPVTPPLVPQENPTGCYSLTFKVDDNWLQQGQTRIIFDGVNSAFFLWCNGQWIGYSQDSRLPAEFDLSNALQPGQNRLAVMVLRWSDGSYLEDQDMWRMSGIFRDVSLLHKPETQLADVQIETALSPEYLRGDLRVSVKIHAGDRQPAQCRLRVSLWRGDSCLGEQEQVPGSDIIDERGHYPERALLILPVNQPLLWSAETPHLYRAVVTLLDENGKVLEAEAYDVGFRRVSIEKGQLCLNGKPLLIRGVNRHEHHPENGQVVDEASMRRDIELMKRHNFNAVRCAHYPNHPLWYRLCDQYGLYVVDEANIETHGMQPMNRLSNDPRWFAAYSERVTRMVQRDRNHACIIIWSLGNESGHGSTHDALYQWVKSSDPTRPVQYEGGGANTAATDIVCPMYARVDQDQPFPAVPKWSLKKWIGLPGETRPLILCEYAHAMGNSFGGFAKYWQAFRQFPRLQGGFVWDWVDQSLTRYDDNGEAWQAYGGDFGDTPNDRQFCMNGLVFADRSPHPALFEAQRAQQFFQFQRDANQPYRFTVSSEYLFRRSDNEVLRWSIEQDGVAIASGELPLELAAQGSQTFTLPTSDDLQGNAWLNLAVHQVNATPWSEADARVAWDQWPLPAALPVRVVENGATAPELIANHDLVAVVLPQQRWHFSRRSGEMVQWFVDDEETLLTPLQECFIRAPIDNDIGTSEAANVDPNAWVERWKRAGYDELQAVLVDMQVDSLKHSVLIETWHQWHANGQLAFTSHKRYQISANGELSISVNVEQAAGLPPPARIGLRGQLVKSPQQVSWLGLGPHENYPDRQLAAQFSRWQLPLAALNTAYVFPGENGLRCGTRQLQSNGLQVSGDFAFSLSRYSLEQLRETSHRHLLQPEEGCWLHLDGFHMGVGGDDSWSPSVSPEFLLSQQRWHYALMLRQ; translated from the coding sequence ATGAGCTTATCTGCTGTATCCCTGAGTGAAATTCTGGCGCGTCGTGACTGGGAAAACCCGGTGATCACCAGCCTTAATCGGCTGGATGCGCATCCGCCGTTTGCCAGCTGGCGCGATGAAACCAGCGCGCGCGACGATCGCCCTTCGCCTTCGCGCCAGTCATTAAATGGCCAATGGACTTTCAGCTACTTCACGCAGCCTGAAGCGGTGCCGCAAAGCTGGCTGCTGCAGGATCTGCCCGGCGCCGATGCGCTGCCGGTGCCCGCTAACTGGCAGCTGCACGGTTTTGACGCGCCGATTTATACCAACGTGCAGTATCCGATTCCGGTCACGCCGCCTTTGGTGCCGCAAGAGAATCCTACTGGATGTTACTCGCTCACATTCAAAGTTGACGACAACTGGCTGCAACAGGGCCAGACGCGCATTATCTTCGATGGCGTGAATTCGGCCTTCTTCCTGTGGTGTAACGGCCAGTGGATCGGCTATTCGCAGGACAGTCGCCTGCCCGCCGAATTTGATCTCAGCAACGCGCTGCAGCCCGGCCAGAACCGTTTAGCCGTGATGGTGCTGCGCTGGAGCGATGGCAGCTATCTGGAAGATCAGGATATGTGGCGCATGAGCGGCATCTTCCGCGATGTCAGCTTGCTGCACAAACCCGAGACGCAACTGGCCGATGTGCAGATTGAAACCGCACTGAGCCCGGAATACCTGCGCGGCGATCTGCGCGTTAGCGTCAAAATCCATGCTGGCGATCGTCAGCCCGCACAATGCCGCTTGCGCGTCAGCCTGTGGCGCGGCGACAGCTGCCTTGGCGAGCAGGAACAGGTGCCCGGCAGCGACATCATCGACGAGCGCGGACATTATCCTGAACGCGCCCTGCTGATCTTGCCGGTCAACCAGCCGCTGCTGTGGAGCGCCGAAACGCCACATCTCTATCGCGCGGTGGTGACGCTGCTGGATGAAAATGGCAAGGTGCTCGAAGCCGAAGCGTATGACGTTGGTTTCCGCCGCGTCAGCATTGAAAAAGGGCAACTGTGCCTGAACGGCAAGCCGCTGCTGATTCGCGGTGTGAACCGCCATGAACATCACCCGGAAAACGGTCAGGTGGTGGATGAAGCCAGCATGCGCCGCGATATCGAGCTGATGAAGCGCCACAACTTCAACGCCGTGCGTTGCGCGCACTACCCTAATCATCCGCTGTGGTATCGCCTGTGCGATCAATACGGTTTGTATGTAGTGGATGAAGCTAATATCGAAACGCACGGCATGCAGCCGATGAACCGTCTCTCCAACGACCCGCGCTGGTTCGCCGCCTACAGCGAGCGCGTCACGCGCATGGTGCAGCGCGATCGCAATCATGCCTGCATCATTATCTGGTCATTGGGCAACGAATCCGGTCACGGCAGCACCCATGATGCGCTCTATCAATGGGTGAAAAGCAGCGATCCAACGCGTCCGGTGCAGTACGAAGGCGGCGGCGCCAACACGGCCGCCACCGATATCGTCTGCCCGATGTACGCGCGCGTCGATCAGGATCAGCCTTTCCCGGCGGTACCCAAGTGGTCGCTGAAAAAGTGGATTGGTCTGCCGGGCGAAACGCGTCCACTGATCCTGTGCGAATACGCGCACGCGATGGGCAACAGCTTTGGCGGTTTCGCAAAATACTGGCAGGCGTTCCGCCAGTTCCCGCGCTTGCAGGGCGGCTTCGTCTGGGATTGGGTCGATCAAAGCCTGACGCGCTACGACGACAACGGCGAAGCCTGGCAAGCCTACGGCGGGGATTTTGGCGATACGCCGAACGATCGCCAGTTCTGCATGAATGGGCTGGTTTTTGCCGACCGCTCACCCCATCCGGCGCTGTTTGAAGCCCAGCGCGCGCAGCAGTTCTTCCAGTTCCAGCGTGACGCTAACCAGCCGTATCGCTTTACCGTCAGCAGCGAATATCTGTTCCGCCGCAGCGATAACGAGGTACTGCGCTGGTCGATTGAGCAGGATGGCGTTGCCATCGCCAGCGGAGAACTGCCGCTCGAACTCGCCGCACAAGGCAGCCAGACGTTTACGCTGCCGACCAGTGACGATTTGCAGGGCAACGCATGGCTGAATCTCGCGGTGCATCAGGTCAACGCCACGCCGTGGTCCGAAGCGGATGCGCGCGTTGCCTGGGATCAGTGGCCGCTGCCCGCTGCGCTGCCGGTGCGCGTTGTAGAGAACGGTGCTACCGCGCCGGAACTGATCGCCAATCACGATCTGGTGGCGGTGGTGCTGCCGCAGCAGCGCTGGCACTTCTCGCGCCGCAGCGGCGAGATGGTGCAATGGTTTGTCGATGATGAAGAAACCCTGCTGACGCCATTGCAGGAGTGCTTTATTCGTGCACCGATTGATAATGATATCGGCACCAGCGAAGCCGCTAATGTTGATCCTAATGCGTGGGTCGAGCGCTGGAAACGTGCGGGTTACGATGAGTTGCAAGCGGTGTTGGTGGATATGCAGGTCGATAGCCTGAAACACAGCGTGCTGATTGAAACCTGGCATCAATGGCACGCCAACGGCCAACTGGCTTTTACCAGTCACAAACGCTATCAAATCAGCGCGAACGGTGAGTTGTCCATCAGCGTCAATGTGGAACAGGCCGCCGGTCTGCCGCCGCCGGCACGCATCGGGCTGCGCGGCCAACTGGTCAAGTCACCGCAGCAGGTGAGCTGGCTTGGTTTGGGCCCGCACGAGAACTATCCGGATCGCCAGCTGGCGGCGCAGTTCTCACGCTGGCAGCTGCCGCTGGCGGCGCTCAACACCGCGTATGTGTTCCCCGGTGAAAATGGCTTGCGCTGCGGCACGCGTCAGTTACAAAGCAATGGCTTGCAGGTGAGCGGCGACTTCGCCTTCTCGCTCAGTCGTTATAGCCTTGAACAGCTGCGTGAAACCTCGCATCGCCACTTATTGCAGCCAGAAGAGGGTTGCTGGCTGCACCTCGACGGCTTCCACATGGGCGTCGGCGGTGACGATTCATGGAGTCCCAGCGTTAGCCCGGAGTTTTTGCTTTCTCAGCAGCGCTGGCATTACGCGCTGATGTTGCGTCAGTAG
- a CDS encoding SDR family NAD(P)-dependent oxidoreductase: MSRLDNKVAVVLGGAKGIGLAISQRFASEGATTWFTSRRDEELQAASSSINGNAHPLRADVSQQSELTRIIETIRRESGQLDVLVINAGMAEYATIDEISAGHFDQIFGLNVRSPVFALQAALPLLKPGASVVLIGSIADVIGTEGYGVYSASKAALRSFARTWTRELSARGIRINVVAPGPIDTDMMRAASEEVRNGITSTIPLSRMGKPEEVANVALFLASDESSYIAGAEICVDGGLTQV; this comes from the coding sequence ATGAGCAGACTGGATAACAAAGTGGCGGTGGTTTTGGGCGGCGCAAAGGGAATTGGTCTGGCGATCAGCCAGCGTTTTGCCAGTGAAGGCGCGACAACCTGGTTTACCTCGCGCCGCGATGAAGAGTTACAGGCCGCCAGCAGCAGCATCAACGGCAACGCGCATCCGCTGCGTGCCGATGTGAGCCAGCAGAGTGAACTAACGCGCATTATCGAGACGATCAGGCGCGAATCCGGCCAGCTGGATGTGTTGGTGATCAACGCTGGCATGGCGGAGTACGCCACCATTGATGAGATTAGCGCCGGGCATTTTGATCAAATCTTCGGCCTCAATGTGCGCTCGCCGGTGTTTGCCCTGCAGGCAGCATTGCCACTGCTGAAACCCGGCGCCAGCGTGGTATTGATTGGTTCGATTGCCGATGTGATTGGCACCGAAGGATACGGCGTTTACAGCGCCAGTAAAGCCGCGCTGCGATCCTTTGCCCGTACCTGGACGCGCGAGCTCTCTGCGCGCGGTATCCGCATTAACGTGGTGGCGCCTGGCCCGATCGATACCGATATGATGCGGGCGGCTTCTGAAGAGGTGCGCAACGGCATTACCAGCACCATTCCGCTCAGTAGAATGGGTAAACCCGAAGAAGTGGCCAACGTCGCGCTGTTCCTCGCCAGTGACGAGAGCAGCTACATTGCGGGCGCAGAAATCTGTGTGGATGGCGGTTTGACGCAGGTATAA
- a CDS encoding biofilm development regulator YmgB/AriR family protein codes for MRTQPNSASRAITDYFNSPAWHAPHESDMLAAVMRELMDDGQPATSKAIIARVIDKLEFEGDEQQLQSYRNLLAKLLESGPQN; via the coding sequence ATGAGAACCCAGCCTAACAGCGCCAGTCGGGCGATTACCGACTACTTCAATAGCCCAGCCTGGCATGCACCGCATGAGAGCGACATGTTGGCGGCGGTCATGCGCGAACTGATGGATGACGGACAGCCTGCCACCAGCAAAGCGATTATTGCGCGCGTGATTGATAAGCTGGAATTTGAAGGGGATGAACAGCAGCTGCAAAGCTATCGCAACTTACTGGCAAAACTGCTGGAATCGGGGCCGCAGAACTAG
- a CDS encoding PsiF family protein, producing the protein MKSCLLAIMTAGLLIAGGASAAEKTAQQEKMTMCNQSAGTQNLKGDARKSFMSDCLKKDSKMGNMTPQQMKMKTCNADAGDKKLTGDARKTFMSSCLKKS; encoded by the coding sequence ATGAAATCGTGTCTTTTGGCAATAATGACAGCAGGCTTGCTGATTGCAGGCGGAGCAAGTGCGGCTGAGAAAACTGCACAGCAGGAAAAAATGACCATGTGTAACCAGAGCGCCGGTACACAAAATCTGAAAGGCGATGCGCGTAAAAGCTTTATGAGTGACTGTCTGAAAAAAGACAGCAAAATGGGCAATATGACGCCGCAACAAATGAAGATGAAAACCTGTAATGCTGATGCGGGCGATAAAAAGCTCACCGGCGATGCACGTAAAACGTTTATGAGTTCGTGCCTGAAGAAAAGTTGA
- a CDS encoding multidrug efflux MFS transporter, with the protein MLRSIESWKVNLISVWFGCFFTGLAISQIIPFLPLYVEELGIRDGNALSVWSGLTFSVTFIVSAAVAPLWGSLADRKGRKLMLLRASFGMGAVILLQAFVTQAWQLLLLRALMGLTSGYIPNAMALVAAQVPRERSGWALSCVSTGQISGVILGPMIGGLLADWLGLRMVFIVTAVLLMVSFLVTLFLIKETGYTPVSKQDKLSGREVFRSLDNPRLMICLFFTTMVIQMCNGSVNPILTLFVRELAPNAQNIAFLSGVIAALPGVSALISAPRLGKLGDRIGTQRILIATMIVSLLLLVAMSFVTSATQLGVLRFLLGFADGAMMPAVQTLLVRHSRDNVTGRIFGYNQSFMYLGNVAGPLLGAAVSAATGYRWVFFATAMVVLVNVIFLRRFYRRPKTTLTPPLSQRESVEKPTDATSARNASAAEKAKTPG; encoded by the coding sequence ATGTTACGCTCCATCGAGTCCTGGAAAGTTAATCTGATATCCGTCTGGTTTGGCTGCTTTTTTACCGGCCTCGCCATTAGTCAGATCATTCCCTTCCTGCCGCTGTACGTTGAAGAGCTCGGGATTCGTGACGGTAACGCGCTCAGCGTCTGGTCTGGACTCACCTTCAGCGTCACCTTCATTGTCTCTGCCGCCGTCGCGCCGTTGTGGGGCAGCTTGGCCGACCGTAAAGGGCGCAAGCTGATGCTTCTGCGCGCCTCGTTCGGCATGGGCGCGGTGATTCTGCTACAGGCGTTTGTCACTCAGGCGTGGCAACTGTTGCTGCTGCGCGCGCTGATGGGCCTTACTTCCGGTTATATTCCCAATGCGATGGCGCTGGTGGCGGCGCAGGTACCGCGCGAACGCAGCGGCTGGGCGCTGAGTTGTGTCTCCACCGGGCAGATCAGCGGCGTGATCCTCGGGCCGATGATTGGCGGTTTGCTGGCGGACTGGCTCGGCTTGCGCATGGTGTTTATCGTCACGGCGGTGCTGCTGATGGTGAGCTTCCTCGTCACCCTGTTCCTGATAAAAGAGACCGGTTATACGCCGGTCAGCAAGCAGGACAAGTTGAGCGGGCGCGAAGTGTTTCGCAGCCTCGACAATCCGCGCTTAATGATCTGCCTGTTCTTCACCACCATGGTGATTCAGATGTGCAACGGCTCGGTGAATCCGATCCTGACGCTGTTTGTGCGCGAGTTGGCACCCAATGCGCAGAACATCGCGTTTCTCAGCGGGGTGATTGCTGCGCTGCCGGGCGTATCGGCGCTGATCTCCGCGCCACGGCTGGGTAAGCTCGGCGATCGTATTGGCACGCAACGCATTCTGATCGCCACTATGATTGTGTCGTTGCTGCTGCTGGTGGCAATGTCGTTTGTCACCAGCGCGACGCAGTTGGGCGTGCTGCGTTTCCTGCTGGGATTTGCCGATGGCGCGATGATGCCGGCGGTGCAAACGCTGCTGGTACGGCATTCACGCGATAACGTCACCGGGCGTATTTTCGGCTACAACCAATCGTTTATGTATCTGGGGAATGTGGCGGGTCCGCTGCTGGGCGCGGCGGTATCGGCGGCAACCGGCTATCGCTGGGTGTTCTTCGCCACGGCGATGGTGGTGTTGGTCAACGTGATCTTCCTGCGCCGCTTCTATCGTCGCCCGAAAACCACGCTGACTCCCCCTTTGAGCCAGCGTGAAAGTGTGGAAAAACCTACTGACGCAACATCAGCGCGTAATGCCAGCGCTGCTGAGAAAGCAAAAACTCCGGGCTAA
- the iraP gene encoding anti-adapter protein IraP — protein sequence MKNLIAELLLKLAEKEEESKELVVQVEALEIVLTAMLRKLNPEQFHDIEAAIKLAMPPVAPAAETPDTTLLRNYVEKLLHHPRV from the coding sequence ATGAAAAACCTGATTGCGGAACTCCTTCTAAAGCTGGCTGAAAAAGAAGAAGAGTCTAAAGAATTAGTGGTACAGGTTGAGGCGTTAGAAATCGTGTTAACCGCGATGCTGCGTAAACTGAATCCCGAACAATTTCACGACATTGAGGCCGCTATTAAATTAGCCATGCCGCCCGTCGCCCCCGCTGCTGAAACGCCCGATACCACCCTGCTGCGTAATTACGTAGAGAAGTTGCTGCATCATCCCCGCGTTTAA